In the Chroococcidiopsis sp. SAG 2025 genome, one interval contains:
- a CDS encoding GDSL-type esterase/lipase family protein, translating to MGSRVLPEIFGTKAADNLQGNAQDSIIYGLEGDDTLIGGTGNDILIGGTGKDALDGGAGIDTVSYFNATSGVTVDLTAGVATRTAKLMPLGDSITYGFVSDVNPDSGGYRLKLSELLQANGISIDFVGSLSNGPTTLSDKDHEGHGGWTIDQIDGKVNEWLNTSQPDIVLLTIGTNDTYGDSVGQMSQELSNLIDKIVQYSPDTYVFVATIPPTNNQERVQKIAEYNAAIPGIVEQKLAEGKKVKFVDMSSLTTDDISRPPDDNGLHPTTTGYSKIASLWYEALQDLGISQGTFAVDRDTLVNIEYIDGSKYNDTLIGNAVGNAIAGNAGADVLTGGGGRDVFVYRSYTDGGDTITDFNATDDLIQFSASGFGGGLADGVTLSLTAAATGTFVSGNNPQSLGNNANFLYDTATGILSFDADGNGTNSAVTIAQFSGLPNLNPTQISIVA from the coding sequence GTGGGGAGTAGAGTTTTGCCAGAAATATTTGGTACTAAAGCTGCTGACAATTTGCAGGGCAATGCCCAGGACAGTATCATCTATGGATTAGAAGGCGATGACACGCTTATCGGAGGAACTGGCAATGACATTTTGATTGGTGGTACGGGCAAAGACGCTTTAGATGGTGGCGCGGGAATTGACACGGTTAGTTATTTTAATGCTACCAGTGGTGTTACCGTTGACCTAACTGCGGGCGTAGCGACGCGCACAGCCAAGTTAATGCCCCTGGGTGACTCGATTACCTATGGTTTTGTCAGTGATGTAAATCCTGACTCAGGAGGCTATCGCCTGAAGTTGTCGGAGTTATTGCAGGCTAATGGAATTAGTATAGATTTTGTGGGTTCCCTGTCTAATGGACCTACCACCCTCAGCGATAAAGACCATGAAGGACATGGCGGCTGGACGATCGACCAGATCGACGGCAAAGTTAATGAGTGGCTAAATACTTCCCAGCCAGATATCGTTCTATTAACGATTGGCACAAATGACACCTACGGAGATTCTGTAGGGCAAATGTCCCAAGAGCTGAGCAATTTAATTGACAAGATCGTCCAGTATTCCCCAGATACTTATGTATTTGTAGCCACCATTCCACCGACCAACAATCAGGAACGGGTACAAAAAATAGCGGAGTATAATGCTGCCATTCCTGGGATTGTGGAGCAAAAGCTAGCAGAGGGCAAAAAAGTTAAGTTCGTCGATATGAGTTCTCTGACGACGGACGATATTTCTAGACCACCAGATGATAATGGGCTGCATCCTACTACGACGGGTTACAGTAAGATTGCGAGTTTATGGTACGAAGCCCTACAAGATTTGGGTATAAGCCAAGGTACGTTCGCAGTCGATCGCGACACGCTCGTTAATATCGAATACATTGACGGTTCTAAATACAATGACACGCTAATCGGGAATGCGGTGGGAAATGCGATCGCGGGCAACGCTGGGGCGGATGTGCTAACTGGCGGCGGTGGAAGAGATGTTTTCGTGTATCGCTCCTATACAGATGGCGGCGATACGATTACTGACTTTAACGCCACCGACGATTTGATTCAATTCTCTGCTAGCGGTTTCGGTGGTGGTTTAGCAGATGGGGTAACGTTAAGTTTAACTGCTGCTGCTACTGGCACGTTTGTTAGTGGTAACAATCCCCAATCTCTCGGTAATAATGCAAACTTTTTATACGATACCGCTACAGGTATATTGAGTTTTGATGCGGATGGTAATGGTACGAACTCAGCTGTCACCATAGCTCAGTTCAGTGGCTTACCTAACCTAAATCCAACTCAAATTAGTATAGTGGCGTAA